The following is a genomic window from Amycolatopsis australiensis.
GTGAGGTCGGGCCAGACGAGCCCGGCCGAGCCCCAGGTGAGCCCGCCGCCGAACCCGGCGAGCACGACGCGCTGGCCCGGGCGCAGGTCGCCGTCCGCGACGCCGTCGCCGAGCGCCAGCGGCACCGAGGCGGCGACGGTGTTGCCGACGCGGTCGATGTTCGCGACGAACCGGTCGGCGGGGATGCCGAGCCGGGCCGCGACGGCGGCCAGGATCCGGGCGTTGGCCTGGTGCAGCACGACGCGGTCGACGTCGTCGGTGCGCCACCGCAGGCGCCGGGCCGTGGCCTCGACCGACTCGCTCATCCGGCGCACGGCTTCGGCGAAGACCGGACGGCCGCGCATCGCGAAGTATTCCTCGCCCGGCGCCGCGGGACGGCCGGTCGACCGCTGCCGCGAGCCGCCGGCGGGGACTTCGATCAGTTCGCTGCGGCTGCCGTCGCTGCCGAGCGTCAGCCCGCCGATCGCGCCCGGTTCGCCGGGCTCGCCCGCGCGCAGCAGCACGGCGCCGGCGCCGTCGCCGAAGATCGCGCGCGTGGTGCGGTCGGCCGGGTCGAGGATGGTCGAGAACGCGTCGGCGCCGATGGCCAGCACGGTGTCCGCGGTGCCGGTGGCGATGAGCCCGGCCGCCGTGGCCAGTGCGTAGACGAAACCGGTGCACACGGCCGCGACGTCGAACGCGGCGACCTCCGGCAGGCCCAGCCGGGCGGCGACCTCCGGCGCGGTGGCCGGGCACGGCCGGTCCGGGGTGCTGGTCGCGACGACCACGGCGTCGGCGTGGTCGGTCCCGGCCGACTTGAGCGCCCGGCGGCCCGCTTCGACGGCGAGGTCGCCGGTGGCTTCGCCCGGCTCGACGACGTACCGGACGCGGATCCCGGTGCGGGTGCGGATCCACTCGTCGGTGGTGTCCAGCTGCCCGGCGAGGTCGGCGTTGGTGACCTCGGTGGCGGGCAGCCACGACCCGAGTCCGCACAGCACCGCGGCCGGGGTCACCGGCCCGCCTCGCGGTGTTCGCAGGGTGTCATGGCAGCTCCTTTTCGCGGAAGTTCGTTCGCTGTCACCGGAACCCATGTTCGGCGGCCCGCCTCCGCCGGCCCTAACGCCGCGCTCGCGGACGGCGGAGTAGTGCCCGGCGAGCGTCGCGTGACCGGCACCGGAGCGCGCCGGGTGAGAGTGGAATCCGTTCACGCACAGACATCCGTGAGGAGAGACCGGTGACAGAACTGGCCGAACGGACCGGAGTCCGTCCGGCGGTGGCCGATCCCGCCACCGCCATCTCCCGCCTCGGCTTCGACCGCACGGTCGCCCGGGGGGAGGTGCACCGGGAAGCGCTGTCCGAGGTGTTCCTGACCGACAGCGTCCGGGTCGACGCGTCGCGGTTCGTCGCCGCGGCCCGGCTGCCGGCGTCGCACGCGTACTACGGCGACCACACCGGCGGGACGCCGATCGACCCGCTGCTGCTGCTGGAATGCTGCCGGCAGGCCGAAACGCACGCGGTGCACGCGCACTTCGGCGCCCCGCGCGGCACGAAGTTCGTGCTGCAGTCGTGGTCGCTGAGCCTGCACCCGCTGCCCGCGGGTGTCCACATCGGACCCGCCGAGGTGGTGATGTCGGCGCGCACCGACGAAGCCGTGTGGCGGGACGGCGAGCTGCGGGCGCTGCGCTACCGCATGCAGGTCTACGTGGCCGGCCGGCACGCGGCCGACGTCGTGATGCGCGTGCAGTACGTGCCCGACGAGCTGTACCGGCTGATGCGCGGCCGAAACCGCGACGGACGGCTGCCGTCTTCGGCGGACTTCCGCGCCGACCCGCCCGACGTGGCGCCCGGGCTCGTCGGGCGGACCCGGCCGGAGAACGTGGTCCTGACCGGCCCGCGCGTCGGCGCCGACCGCGTCGCGGCCCGGCTGCGGATCGACGGCGGCCACCCCAGCCTCTTCGACCACGCCCAGGACCACGTGCCGGGGATGGTGCTGATGGAGGCGGGACGGCAGCTCGCCGTCCTCACCGCGCACACCGTCCACGGCATCCCGGCCGACGCGGTGGAGGTGACCGGCCTCGCCGCGTCCTTCGGCGCCTACGCCGAGCTGGACGCCCCGATCACCGTCTCGGCCGACGGCGCGGCGGTGGGCTCGGACCTGCTGGTCAGCTTCGAGCAGGAGGGCCGGGTGCTCGTCGAAGCGGGCTTCACCTGCCTGCCCCGGAACCGGACAACCGACGAAGGAGAGAAATGACCGAGTTCGGCAAGATCAAGCTCATCGCCCTGGACACCGACGGGGTGCTGTTCAACGACACCTACAGCCCGGTGATCGAGCGTTTCGTGCGCCGGCACGGCGGGGAGTACACCGCGGAGCTGGAACGCCACGTGTGGGGGTCGCCGCAGCTGGCGGCCGGGCAGTACATGGCGCTCGCCTGCCGGCTCCCGTACTCGGCGAACGACGTCATGAAGGACTTCTTCGCCGAGCGCGACCGCTACCTCGCCGAGCACCCGGTGCGCGTCGCGCCCGGCGCCGAGGACCTGCTCAAGACGCTGGCCGGCACCGGCGTGCGCGTCACCAGCTACGGCGGGCGCGGCAAGGAGTACTCCTTCGACCGCTTCCTCGGCCACCTCGAGCAGTACTTCGACGCCGAGACGCCCTACGTGGACGTCAACCCGTTCCGCCCGGGGGTCAAGGAGATCGTCACCGACATCTTCGGCTACGACTACGACGAGGTCGTGTTCGTCGACGACATCAACCGGGTCGCGGAGGCGGCGAAGGCGTTCGGCGCGGGCTTC
Proteins encoded in this region:
- a CDS encoding beta-ketoacyl-ACP synthase III; the encoded protein is MTPAAVLCGLGSWLPATEVTNADLAGQLDTTDEWIRTRTGIRVRYVVEPGEATGDLAVEAGRRALKSAGTDHADAVVVATSTPDRPCPATAPEVAARLGLPEVAAFDVAAVCTGFVYALATAAGLIATGTADTVLAIGADAFSTILDPADRTTRAIFGDGAGAVLLRAGEPGEPGAIGGLTLGSDGSRSELIEVPAGGSRQRSTGRPAAPGEEYFAMRGRPVFAEAVRRMSESVEATARRLRWRTDDVDRVVLHQANARILAAVAARLGIPADRFVANIDRVGNTVAASVPLALGDGVADGDLRPGQRVVLAGFGGGLTWGSAGLVWPDLTLA
- a CDS encoding ScbA/BarX family gamma-butyrolactone biosynthesis protein, whose amino-acid sequence is MTELAERTGVRPAVADPATAISRLGFDRTVARGEVHREALSEVFLTDSVRVDASRFVAAARLPASHAYYGDHTGGTPIDPLLLLECCRQAETHAVHAHFGAPRGTKFVLQSWSLSLHPLPAGVHIGPAEVVMSARTDEAVWRDGELRALRYRMQVYVAGRHAADVVMRVQYVPDELYRLMRGRNRDGRLPSSADFRADPPDVAPGLVGRTRPENVVLTGPRVGADRVAARLRIDGGHPSLFDHAQDHVPGMVLMEAGRQLAVLTAHTVHGIPADAVEVTGLAASFGAYAELDAPITVSADGAAVGSDLLVSFEQEGRVLVEAGFTCLPRNRTTDEGEK
- a CDS encoding HAD family hydrolase; protein product: MTEFGKIKLIALDTDGVLFNDTYSPVIERFVRRHGGEYTAELERHVWGSPQLAAGQYMALACRLPYSANDVMKDFFAERDRYLAEHPVRVAPGAEDLLKTLAGTGVRVTSYGGRGKEYSFDRFLGHLEQYFDAETPYVDVNPFRPGVKEIVTDIFGYDYDEVVFVDDINRVAEAAKAFGAGFVGIPASMPHNFQRAQMAETGVRYQLDKIDAVDLPLLREVDRHLADGTLWDLSA